Proteins from a single region of Streptomyces vinaceus:
- the gltX gene encoding glutamate--tRNA ligase, translated as MANANYRVRFCPSPTGNPHVGLVRTALFNWAFARHHGGTFVFRIEDTDAARDSEESYEQLLDSLRWLGFTWDEGPEVGGPHAPYRQSERMDIYADVAQRLREGGYAYDCYCTTEELDARRAAARAAGKPSGYDGHCRELTQVQLEAYQGEHRPSIVRFRMPDEPITFTDLVRGELTFTPENVPDFGILRANGAPLYTLVNPVDDALMQITHVLRGEDLLSSTPRQIALYKALMEIGVATGIPQFGHLPYVMGEGNKKLSKRDPESSLNLYRERGFLPEGLLNYLSLLGWSFSKDQDVFSIEEMVAKFDIDGVNANPARFDLKKAEAINADHIRLLDPKAFADACTPWLRVPHANWAPEDFDAEAWAAIAPYAQTRVTVLSDITANVDFLFLKEPVWEQASWDKAMKGEPAALLTSARAHLDTADWSDPESLKQAVLTAGEAHGLKLGKAQAPVRVAVTGRTVGLPLFESLQILGKERSLARIDAALAKLAA; from the coding sequence GTGGCTAACGCGAACTACCGCGTCCGTTTCTGTCCCTCCCCGACCGGCAACCCCCACGTGGGCCTGGTCCGGACCGCCCTCTTCAACTGGGCGTTCGCCCGGCACCACGGCGGTACGTTCGTCTTCCGCATCGAGGACACCGACGCGGCGCGCGACTCCGAGGAGTCCTACGAGCAGCTGCTCGACTCGCTGCGCTGGCTCGGCTTCACCTGGGACGAGGGCCCCGAGGTCGGCGGCCCGCACGCCCCGTACCGCCAGTCCGAGCGCATGGACATCTACGCGGACGTGGCCCAGCGCCTGCGTGAGGGCGGGTACGCGTACGACTGCTACTGCACCACCGAGGAGCTGGACGCGCGCCGCGCCGCCGCCCGCGCGGCCGGCAAGCCCTCCGGCTACGACGGCCACTGCCGCGAGCTCACCCAGGTGCAGCTGGAGGCGTACCAGGGCGAGCACCGTCCCTCGATCGTGCGCTTCCGGATGCCCGACGAGCCGATCACCTTCACCGACCTGGTCCGCGGCGAGCTGACCTTCACCCCGGAGAACGTGCCGGACTTCGGCATCCTGCGGGCCAACGGCGCGCCGCTCTACACCCTCGTCAACCCGGTCGACGACGCGCTGATGCAGATCACGCACGTGCTCCGCGGCGAGGACCTGCTCTCCTCCACCCCGCGCCAGATCGCGCTGTACAAGGCGCTGATGGAGATCGGCGTCGCCACCGGGATCCCGCAGTTCGGCCACCTGCCGTACGTGATGGGCGAGGGCAACAAGAAGCTCTCCAAGCGCGACCCGGAGAGCTCGCTCAACCTGTACCGCGAGCGCGGCTTCCTCCCCGAGGGCCTGCTGAACTACCTCTCGCTCCTCGGCTGGTCCTTCTCCAAGGACCAGGACGTCTTCTCGATCGAGGAGATGGTGGCGAAGTTCGACATCGACGGCGTGAACGCGAACCCGGCGCGCTTCGACCTCAAGAAGGCCGAGGCGATCAACGCCGACCACATCCGCCTGCTGGACCCCAAGGCCTTCGCTGACGCCTGCACCCCGTGGCTGCGGGTCCCGCACGCCAACTGGGCGCCGGAGGACTTCGACGCCGAGGCCTGGGCGGCCATCGCGCCGTACGCCCAGACCCGCGTGACCGTCCTCTCGGACATCACCGCCAACGTCGACTTCCTGTTCCTGAAGGAGCCGGTCTGGGAGCAGGCCTCGTGGGACAAGGCGATGAAGGGCGAGCCCGCGGCCCTTCTGACCTCCGCCCGCGCGCACCTGGACACGGCCGACTGGAGCGACCCCGAGTCCCTCAAGCAGGCCGTCCTGACCGCCGGCGAGGCCCACGGCCTCAAGCTGGGCAAGGCCCAGGCCCCGGTCCGCGTGGCCGTCACGGGCCGCACGGTCGGCCTGCCGCTCTTCGAGTCCCTCCAGATCCTGGGCAAGGAGCGCTCGCTCGCCCGCATCGACGCGGCGCTGGCGAAGCTCGCCGCGTAG
- a CDS encoding fumarylacetoacetate hydrolase family protein has protein sequence MRIARFSIDGNVAFGAVEGSTAPGAEGELVLDIIKGIPFADFELSGTKVPLSKVRLLPPVLPNKVVAIGRNYAEHAAELGHEVPETPITFFKPSTSVVGPGDPITYPSFSQDLHHEAELAVVIGRMCREVPKERVKDVILGYTCANDVTARDVQQREKQWARAKGFDSSCPLGPWIETDLDPADLTIQCTVNGEQRQLGRTSDMVRSIEDLIVHITEAMTLLPGDVILTGTPAGVGPLNVGDEVAVTIEGIGTLTNKVIKRG, from the coding sequence GTGCGCATCGCCAGGTTCTCCATCGACGGCAATGTCGCGTTCGGCGCGGTCGAGGGCAGCACTGCCCCCGGCGCCGAGGGTGAGCTCGTCCTCGACATCATCAAGGGCATCCCGTTCGCGGACTTCGAGCTCTCGGGTACGAAGGTGCCGCTGAGCAAGGTCCGGCTGCTGCCGCCCGTGCTCCCGAACAAGGTCGTGGCCATCGGCCGCAACTACGCGGAGCACGCGGCGGAGCTCGGCCACGAGGTCCCCGAGACGCCGATCACCTTCTTCAAGCCCTCCACCTCGGTGGTCGGCCCGGGCGACCCCATCACGTACCCCTCCTTCTCCCAGGACCTCCACCACGAGGCGGAGCTCGCCGTGGTCATCGGCCGCATGTGCCGAGAGGTCCCGAAGGAGCGCGTCAAGGACGTGATCCTCGGCTACACCTGCGCCAACGACGTCACCGCGCGCGACGTCCAGCAGCGCGAGAAGCAGTGGGCCCGGGCCAAGGGCTTCGACAGCTCCTGCCCCCTCGGCCCCTGGATCGAGACCGACCTCGACCCGGCCGACCTGACCATCCAGTGCACCGTCAACGGCGAACAGCGCCAGCTCGGCCGCACCAGCGACATGGTCCGCTCCATCGAGGACCTGATCGTCCACATCACCGAGGCCATGACGCTGCTCCCCGGCGACGTCATCCTCACGGGGACCCCGGCCGGAGTCGGCCCCCTCAACGTCGGCGACGAGGTCGCCGTCACCATCGAAGGCATCGGCACTCTCACCAACAAGGTGATCAAGCGTGGCTAA
- a CDS encoding sensor histidine kinase — translation MQGRFKRDGSAAAEQEPRGGTDRGSSPQHAQNRGPAVEGAGPDSSTTVNAVKGKARLKPRGKAKGEEPADKDVAIPKAPSGPGSRLAMQNWRISTRLVSLLTLPVVAATTLGGFRINDSLNDINQLEHMQLLTTMTRQATNLAAMLQEERDKSAGPLSVDKSGKPNSLVVGVRDQTDAAAKAFQAATDKVDSAQDKDDTLKSIRNNILQIGRQLTGIEEIRKKAYQNGAQQTVTEYNALIVSLLSLSQDMAQATSSPEMIKRTRALAAFSSAKEYASIQRAVIAASLPESSDHPGSLTENDRLYALSALRGESQAKKTFELVYQGKPEELLAALGDGNTEIGTADHYARRVLSTQGQFGKEKNRSWMDWYDADDTKLQAMKVIELTLLEDMEQKARELKNSSQQDAIINGALILLVLGVSLVGAFVMARSMIRSLRRLQDTATRVAQDRLPELVKQLSESDPQDVDTSVESVGLHTRDEIGQVAAAFDDVHREAVRLAAEQALLRGNVNAMFTNLSRRSQGLIQRQLSLISELESREADPDQLSSLFKLDHLATRMRRNGENLLVLAGEEPGRRWTRPVPLVDVLRAAASEVEQYERIELASVPGTDVAGRVVNDLVHLLAELLENATSFSSPQTKVKVTGHALPDGRVLVEIHDTGIGLSPEDLAAINERLASPPTVDVSVSRRMGLFVVGRLSLRHGIRIQLRPSDSGGTTALVMLPVDVAQGGKKPGPMPGQGGSGASGSGAPQGMPGGSAQGSVPGGGARQPVGAGQQRGQVSGGGQRAALPGRDGSAGPQGGPGARPQQGGPNARPQGGPGMTGMPGAPASQGQGGFADGAFGGGAPLPGRGPAGGPGSRPMPAPTASGQGGFPQGNGFERPQNLQGPQNPQSPQSPQQQPAPTGPVPSVQAPAAPAPRGSRPQLPPRGGAARPELAGAGGGPAGIPQTTSWGADQARHGGHEVPRGHDELSGPGSTAEFARPDFNAPRPPAGNSTTGQFERPDVRAPLPPAGQNMSATGQFERPEPRGGVDPSTTGQFARPDFQAPRPGGPGVGGFAAPQQPQAPQLPQAHQPEALPPAQSSGNERSPIFDTLESNWFHQEGPQAPGQAPVPQQPQQSAPAPASQQRPQQPLPQRGQEPAAEPAPATTGSSPTVSWRSSPNDELMRQAERVRQPAAGGITTSGLPRRVPRANLVAGTAQQQSDAQSGPQVSRAPDDVRGRLTNLRRGIQQGRQAGNNGPATGSYHIDPTYQQER, via the coding sequence GTGCAGGGACGATTCAAGAGGGATGGCAGCGCTGCGGCGGAGCAGGAGCCGCGCGGCGGGACCGACCGTGGCTCCTCGCCCCAGCACGCCCAGAACCGCGGGCCGGCTGTCGAAGGCGCAGGCCCCGACTCCTCCACCACGGTGAACGCGGTGAAGGGGAAGGCGCGCCTCAAGCCCCGGGGCAAGGCCAAGGGCGAAGAGCCGGCCGACAAGGACGTGGCGATACCGAAGGCCCCCAGCGGGCCCGGTTCGCGACTGGCCATGCAGAACTGGCGCATCAGCACGCGACTCGTGTCGCTGCTGACGCTGCCGGTCGTCGCCGCCACCACGCTCGGTGGCTTCCGCATCAACGACTCGCTCAACGACATCAACCAGCTGGAGCACATGCAGCTGCTGACGACGATGACCCGGCAGGCCACCAACCTGGCCGCCATGCTCCAGGAGGAGCGGGACAAGTCGGCGGGTCCGCTGTCGGTCGACAAGTCGGGCAAGCCCAACAGCCTCGTCGTGGGTGTACGCGACCAGACCGACGCCGCAGCCAAGGCCTTCCAGGCCGCGACGGACAAGGTCGACAGCGCACAGGACAAGGACGACACCCTCAAGTCGATCCGCAACAACATCCTGCAGATCGGCCGCCAGCTCACCGGCATCGAGGAAATCCGCAAGAAGGCGTACCAGAACGGCGCCCAGCAGACCGTCACCGAGTACAACGCGCTGATCGTCTCGCTGCTCTCGCTCTCCCAGGACATGGCGCAGGCCACCTCCAGCCCGGAGATGATCAAGCGCACGCGCGCCCTGGCGGCCTTCTCCTCCGCCAAGGAGTACGCCTCGATCCAGCGCGCCGTCATCGCCGCCTCGCTCCCCGAGAGCAGCGATCACCCGGGCTCGCTCACCGAGAACGACCGCCTCTACGCCCTCTCCGCGCTCCGCGGCGAGAGCCAGGCGAAGAAGACCTTCGAACTCGTCTACCAGGGCAAGCCCGAGGAACTCCTCGCGGCGCTCGGCGACGGCAACACGGAGATCGGCACCGCCGACCACTACGCACGCCGCGTCCTGAGCACCCAGGGGCAGTTCGGCAAGGAGAAGAACCGGTCCTGGATGGACTGGTACGACGCCGACGACACCAAGCTCCAGGCGATGAAGGTCATCGAGCTGACCCTGCTCGAAGACATGGAGCAGAAGGCCCGCGAGCTCAAGAACAGCTCGCAGCAGGACGCCATCATCAACGGTGCCCTGATCCTCCTCGTCCTCGGCGTCTCGCTCGTCGGCGCCTTCGTCATGGCCCGGTCCATGATCCGCTCGCTGCGCCGCCTGCAGGACACGGCCACGCGCGTCGCCCAGGACCGTCTGCCCGAGCTCGTCAAGCAGCTCTCCGAGTCGGACCCGCAGGACGTGGACACCTCCGTGGAGTCCGTCGGCCTGCACACCCGCGACGAGATCGGCCAGGTGGCCGCGGCCTTCGACGACGTGCACCGCGAGGCCGTCCGCCTCGCCGCCGAGCAGGCCCTCCTGCGGGGCAACGTCAACGCGATGTTCACCAACCTCTCGCGCCGTTCGCAGGGCCTCATCCAGCGCCAGCTCTCGCTCATCTCCGAGCTGGAGTCGCGCGAGGCCGACCCGGACCAGCTGTCCTCGCTCTTCAAGCTCGACCACCTCGCGACCCGTATGCGCCGTAACGGCGAAAACCTCCTCGTCCTCGCGGGCGAGGAGCCGGGCCGCCGGTGGACCCGCCCCGTCCCGCTCGTCGACGTGCTCCGCGCCGCGGCGTCCGAGGTGGAGCAGTACGAGCGCATCGAACTCGCGTCGGTGCCCGGCACCGACGTCGCCGGCCGCGTCGTCAACGACCTCGTGCACCTCCTCGCCGAGCTGCTGGAGAACGCCACCTCGTTCTCCTCCCCGCAGACCAAGGTCAAGGTCACCGGTCACGCGCTGCCCGACGGGCGCGTGCTCGTCGAGATCCACGACACCGGCATCGGCCTCTCCCCCGAAGACCTCGCCGCGATCAACGAGCGGCTCGCTTCGCCGCCGACCGTGGACGTCTCCGTCTCCCGCCGCATGGGTCTGTTCGTGGTCGGCCGCCTGTCCCTGCGACACGGCATCCGCATCCAGCTGCGCCCCTCCGACTCGGGTGGTACGACGGCCCTCGTCATGCTGCCGGTGGACGTCGCCCAGGGCGGCAAGAAGCCGGGTCCGATGCCGGGCCAGGGCGGCTCCGGCGCCTCGGGCTCCGGTGCGCCGCAGGGCATGCCGGGCGGTTCCGCGCAGGGTTCGGTCCCGGGCGGCGGCGCACGCCAGCCCGTCGGCGCCGGCCAGCAGCGCGGCCAGGTCTCCGGCGGCGGCCAGCGCGCCGCGCTGCCGGGCCGCGACGGCTCCGCCGGCCCGCAGGGCGGCCCCGGTGCGCGTCCGCAGCAGGGCGGCCCGAACGCCCGTCCGCAGGGCGGTCCGGGTATGACCGGCATGCCGGGCGCCCCGGCCTCCCAGGGCCAGGGCGGCTTCGCCGACGGTGCCTTCGGCGGCGGCGCGCCGCTGCCGGGCCGCGGTCCGGCCGGCGGTCCCGGCTCCCGTCCGATGCCCGCGCCCACCGCCTCCGGCCAGGGCGGATTCCCGCAGGGCAACGGCTTCGAGCGTCCTCAGAACCTCCAGGGCCCGCAGAACCCCCAGAGCCCCCAGAGCCCCCAGCAGCAGCCCGCTCCGACGGGCCCGGTCCCCTCGGTGCAGGCACCCGCCGCCCCGGCTCCGCGCGGCTCCCGGCCGCAGCTGCCGCCGCGCGGTGGCGCCGCGCGGCCGGAGCTTGCGGGCGCGGGCGGCGGTCCGGCCGGGATCCCGCAGACCACCAGCTGGGGCGCCGACCAGGCGCGCCACGGCGGCCACGAGGTCCCGCGCGGCCACGACGAGCTCTCGGGCCCCGGTTCGACGGCCGAGTTCGCCCGTCCGGACTTCAACGCCCCGCGCCCGCCGGCCGGCAACAGCACCACCGGCCAGTTCGAGCGCCCCGACGTACGGGCCCCGCTGCCCCCGGCCGGCCAGAACATGTCCGCCACCGGGCAGTTCGAGCGCCCGGAGCCGCGCGGCGGCGTGGACCCGTCCACCACGGGCCAGTTCGCCCGTCCGGACTTCCAGGCCCCGCGGCCCGGCGGCCCCGGTGTGGGCGGATTCGCCGCCCCCCAGCAGCCGCAGGCTCCGCAGTTGCCGCAGGCCCACCAGCCGGAGGCGCTGCCGCCGGCCCAGAGCTCCGGCAACGAGCGCAGCCCGATCTTCGACACGCTGGAGTCGAACTGGTTCCACCAGGAGGGCCCGCAGGCCCCCGGTCAGGCACCGGTTCCCCAGCAGCCGCAGCAGTCCGCCCCGGCTCCGGCTTCCCAGCAGCGCCCGCAGCAGCCGCTGCCGCAGCGCGGCCAGGAGCCCGCGGCCGAGCCCGCCCCCGCGACGACCGGCAGCTCGCCGACCGTCAGCTGGCGGTCCTCGCCGAACGACGAGCTGATGCGGCAGGCCGAGCGCGTGCGCCAGCCCGCCGCCGGCGGCATCACCACCTCGGGGCTGCCCCGTCGAGTGCCGCGGGCGAACCTCGTGGCCGGCACGGCGCAGCAGCAGTCCGACGCACAGTCGGGCCCGCAGGTCTCGCGAGCGCCGGACGACGTCCGTGGCCGTCTGACCAACCTCCGACGGGGTATCCAGCAGGGCCGTCAGGCCGGCAACAACGGCCCGGCGACCGGCAGTTACCACATCGACCCCACTTACCAGCAGGAGCGTTAG
- a CDS encoding roadblock/LC7 domain-containing protein — translation MSQAAQNLNWLITNFVDNTPGVSHTVVVSADGLLLAMSEGFPRDRADQLAAVASGLTSLTAGASRIFEGGAVNQTVVEMDRGFLFLMSVSDGSSLAVLAHPECDIGLVGYEMALLVDRAGSVLTPDLRAELQGSLLI, via the coding sequence ATGAGCCAGGCGGCACAGAACCTGAACTGGTTGATCACCAACTTCGTGGACAACACCCCCGGGGTGTCCCACACGGTGGTGGTCTCCGCCGACGGCCTCCTTCTGGCGATGTCCGAGGGCTTCCCCCGGGACCGCGCCGATCAGCTGGCGGCCGTGGCCTCCGGTCTGACGTCGCTGACCGCAGGAGCCTCCCGCATCTTCGAGGGCGGCGCCGTCAACCAGACCGTCGTCGAGATGGACCGGGGATTCCTCTTCCTCATGTCCGTCTCGGACGGCTCCTCCCTGGCCGTGCTCGCGCACCCCGAGTGCGACATCGGCCTCGTCGGCTACGAGATGGCCCTCCTCGTGGACCGCGCCGGCAGCGTCCTCACTCCGGACCTGCGCGCGGAACTCCAGGGAAGCCTGCTCATCTGA
- a CDS encoding DUF742 domain-containing protein, translated as MTPPPAYSDAYGDSSYSEGDQPLVRPYAMTGGRTRPRYQLAIEALVSTTADPMHLSGLLPEHQRICTLCREVKSVAEVSALLSMPLGVARILVADLAEAGMVAIHQPGNGEAGGTPDVTLLERVLSGLRKL; from the coding sequence ATGACCCCGCCCCCCGCCTACTCCGATGCGTACGGCGATTCGTCGTACTCGGAAGGCGATCAGCCGCTCGTTCGCCCGTACGCGATGACCGGCGGACGGACCCGGCCCCGCTACCAGCTCGCCATAGAGGCGCTGGTCAGCACCACGGCCGATCCGATGCACCTGTCCGGCCTGCTTCCCGAGCACCAGCGCATCTGCACGCTGTGCCGCGAGGTCAAGTCGGTCGCGGAGGTCTCCGCACTGCTGTCGATGCCGCTCGGTGTCGCCCGGATCCTCGTCGCCGACCTGGCCGAGGCCGGAATGGTGGCCATCCACCAGCCGGGCAATGGAGAGGCCGGCGGCACGCCGGATGTAACGCTGCTCGAAAGGGTGCTCAGTGGACTTCGCAAGCTCTAA
- a CDS encoding GTP-binding protein — MDFASSNGGTARSTTSAKIVVAGGFGVGKTTFVGAVSEINPLRTEAVMTSASAGIDDLTHTGDKTTTTVAMDFGRITLDQDLILYLFGTPGQDRFWFMWDDLVRGAIGAIVLVDTRRLADCFPAVDYFENSGLPFVVALNGFEGHQPYTPEEVREALQIGPDAPIITTDARHRADAKSALITLVEHALMARLK, encoded by the coding sequence GTGGACTTCGCAAGCTCTAATGGCGGAACCGCCCGCTCCACCACCTCCGCGAAGATCGTGGTGGCGGGCGGGTTCGGCGTGGGCAAGACCACGTTCGTCGGAGCCGTCTCGGAGATCAACCCGCTGCGCACCGAGGCCGTGATGACGTCCGCGTCGGCCGGTATCGACGACTTGACCCACACCGGGGACAAGACGACCACCACGGTCGCCATGGACTTCGGCCGCATCACCTTGGACCAGGACCTCATCCTGTACCTGTTCGGCACCCCCGGACAGGACCGCTTCTGGTTCATGTGGGACGACCTCGTCCGCGGCGCCATCGGTGCGATCGTGCTCGTCGACACCCGCCGTCTCGCCGACTGCTTCCCCGCGGTCGACTACTTCGAGAACAGCGGGCTGCCGTTCGTCGTGGCCCTCAACGGCTTCGAGGGACACCAGCCCTACACCCCCGAAGAAGTGCGCGAGGCCCTGCAGATCGGACCGGACGCCCCGATCATCACCACCGACGCCCGCCACCGGGCGGACGCCAAGAGCGCGCTCATCACGCTCGTCGAGCACGCCCTCATGGCCCGACTCAAGTAA